In a genomic window of Ipomoea triloba cultivar NCNSP0323 chromosome 3, ASM357664v1:
- the LOC116014263 gene encoding zinc finger CCCH domain-containing protein 64 isoform X1, whose amino-acid sequence MAPPRILLCGDVAGRLNQLFKRVSSVNKAAGPFDALLCVGQFFPETADGLEEFNGYIEGRSKVPLPTYFIGDYGAGAPKILSAASKESANQGFKMDGLRISDNLYWLKGSGKFTLHGLSVAYLSGRKSESGSQFGTYSQDDVDALRALAEEPGVIDIFLTNEWPSGITTRASASAIPPEISDSSGSDSTVSELVAEIKPRYHIAGSMGVFYDREPYVNADAAHVTRFLGLASVGNKEKQKFIHAISPTPAASMSKAELSTKPSNTTLSPYVCVDKTAQTEGSAKRPGDSTSDSQYWRYDASQKRQKHGDGNGDRLCFKFVSSGTCPHGKKCHFRHDEEAMEQYMRGMCFDFLNKGKCERGPDCKFKHNLHDESDRSRSKAASSTRSRECWFCMSSPNVESHLITTVGEYYYCALAKGPLVPDHVLILPIEHEPNTLSLPSECEEELERFQNSLKAYFKKQGKEPVFFEWVFKRGTHANLQVVPIPSARASSVKNIFDLAAERLGIKFKTIKAGRQLLRTQFDNSCSQFYVELPGGVILSHSVEENENFPAQFGREVLAGLLNMADRADWRNCKLSREEEIKTVETFKSRFQEYDPTQ is encoded by the exons ATGGCTCCGCCGAGAATCCTTCTCTGCGGTGACGTCGCCGGCCGTCTTAACCAGCTCTTCAAACGCGTTTCTTCg GTGAACAAAGCGGCGGGTCCGTTCGATGCGCTGCTGTGCGTGGGGCAGTTCTTCCCGGAAACGGCTGACGGTTTGGAGGAGTTTAATGGATACATAGAAGGCCGCTCCAAAGTTCCTCTTCCGACCTACTTCATTGGCGACTATGGCGCCGGTGCGCCGAAGATCCTGTCGGCGGCTTCGAAGGAATCCGCCAATCAAGGGTTTAAGATGGACGGGTTGAGAATAAGCGATAATTTGTATTGGTTGAAAGGCAGTGGAAAGTTCACTCTTCATG GTTTATCTGTGGCCTACTTATCTGGTAGGAAATCTGAAAGTGGTTCTCAATTCGGCACATACAGCCAAGATGATGTTGATGCACTGAGAGCTTTAGCTGAGGAGCCAGGAGTCATAGACATATTCCTCAC TAATGAATGGCCCAGTGGGATCACAACTAGAGCTTCTGCATCTGCTATTCCACCAGAAATTTCAGACTCATCAGGCAGTGATTCCACTGTGTCTGAACTAGTAGCAGAGATAAAGCCCCG GTACCATATTGCAGGAAGTATGGGTGTATTCTATGATCGTGAACCATATGTCAATGCTGATGCTGCACATGTAACTCGATTTCTAGGCTTAGCATCTGTTGGAAATAAAGAAAAACAG AAATTCATTCATGCAATTTCTCCCACTCCAGCAGCTTCAATGTCTAAGGCTGAGTTAAGCACAAAGCCATCAAACACTACTTTATCTCCATACGTATGTGTTGACAAAACAGCCCAAACTGAGGGATCAGCTAAAAGACCTGGTGATAGTACTTCTGACTCACAGTATTGGCGATATGATGCTTctcaaaaaagacaaaaacatgGAGATGGCAATGGTGATAGGCTGTGCTTTAAGTTTGTCTCTTCTGGGACTTGTCCGCATGGGAAGAAATGCCACTTCCGGCATGATGAAGAAGCAATGGAACAGTACATGAGGGGTATGTGCTTTGACTTTCTCAACAAAGGGAAATGTGAGAGAGGTCCAGATTGCAAATTCAAGCACAATTTACATGATGAATCTGACAGGTCTCGATCTAAAGCTGCAAGCTCCACCAG ATCAAGAGAATGCTGGTTTTGTATGTCAAGCCCCAATGTGGAGTCACATCTAATCACGACTGTTGGAGAATATTACTACTGTGCACTTGCTAAAGGACCTCTAGTACCAGATCATGTGTTGATTCTGCCCATTGAGCATGAACCTAACACCCTATCTCTACCATCTGAATGTGAAGAGGAATTAGAAAGGTTTCAGAACAGTCTCAAGGCTTACTTCAAAAAGCAAGGAAAGGAGCCAGTTTTCTTTGAGTGGGTTTTTAAACGAGGAACTCATGCTAATCTCCAG GTAGTTCCTATCCCATCAGCCAGGGCGTCCTCTGTTAAAAACATTTTTGATTTGGCTGCTGAAAGATTGGGgattaaatttaaaacaatcaaAG CAGGGCGACAACTATTGCGGACACAGTTTGATAATTCTTGCAGCCAATTTTATGTGGAACTTCCTGGAGGTGTAATTCTCTCACATTCTGTGGAGGAGAACGAAAATTTCCCTGCTCAGTTTGGGCGTGAG GTTTTGGCTGGCTTGTTGAATATGGCAGATAGAGCTGACTGGAGGAACTGTAAGCTAAGCAGAGAGGAAGAAATAAAAACGGTTGAGACTTTCAAGAGCAGATTTCAAGAATATGATCCAACTCAGTGA
- the LOC116014446 gene encoding translation machinery-associated protein 22 isoform X1 has product MAEKPQPFQVLYCGVCGLPAEYCEFGPDFEKCKPWLIQNAPDLYPDLLKGADGKEADKVSDQLQSTSISDAGAGSSAPKQEEVKRLPGGKIKKKEKKEIVIEKMTRNKRKCITTIKGLDLFGIKLSDASKKLGKKFATGASVVKGPTEKEQIDVQGDIAYDIVDFLTETWPDVPESAIFFVEDGKKVPAV; this is encoded by the exons ATGGCGGAGAAGCCTCAACCTTTCCAGGTCTTGTACTGCGGAGTATGCGGGTTACCCGCCGAGTATTGTGAGTTCGGACCGGACTTCGAGAAATGCAAACCCTGGTTGATCCAGAACGCGCCCGATCTCTACCCGGATCTCCTTAAAG GAGCCGATGGAAAAGAAGCAGATAAAGTATCTGATCAGCTCCAATCAACTTCAATCTCCGATG ctGGAGCAGGTTCTTCAGCTCCTAAGCAGGAAGAAGTGAAACGGCTTCCAggtggaaaaataaaaaagaaa GAGAAGAAGGAAATTGTGATTGAAAAGATGACTCGCAACAAGCGAAAATGCATCACTACCATAAAGGGGCTGGATTTATTTG GCATCAAACTAAGTGATGCTTCAAAGAAGCTTGGTAAAAAGTTTGCAACTGGAGCCTCTGTTGTTAAG GGCCCAACTGAAAAGGAACAGATTGATGTTCAAGGAGATATAGCCTATGACATTGTGGATTTTCTTACAGAGACCTGGCCAGAT GTTCCCGAGTCTGCAATTTTCTTTGTTGAAGATGGGAAAAAGGTCCCAGCTGTATAA
- the LOC116014180 gene encoding transmembrane protein 258-like, giving the protein MAQSAKPIWSPVPESMYPTLAFLMLAVGLVVTAGFFIYGATSSRKNLSLAKELTIGAVASVFLGFGSLFLLLSCGVYV; this is encoded by the exons ATG GCCCAATCAGCGAAGCCGATCTGGAGCCCGGTGCCGGAGTCGATGTATCCAACCCTAGCGTTCCTCATGCTCGCCGTTGGTCTCGTcgtgactgccggtttcttcaT cTATGGGGCTACTTCTTCTAGAAAGAATCTGAGTCTTGCCAAGGAGCTCACCATAGGTGCTGTGGCATCAGTATTCTTG GGTTTCGGATCCTTGTTCTTACTGCTTTCCTGTGGTGTTTACGTTTGA
- the LOC116014263 gene encoding zinc finger CCCH domain-containing protein 64 isoform X2: MAPPRILLCGDVAGRLNQLFKRVSSVNKAAGPFDALLCVGQFFPETADGLEEFNGYIEGRSKVPLPTYFIGDYGAGAPKILSAASKESANQGFKMDGLRISDNLYWLKGSGKFTLHGLSVAYLSGRKSESGSQFGTYSQDDVDALRALAEEPGVIDIFLTNEWPSGITTRASASAIPPEISDSSGSDSTVSELVAEIKPRYHIAGSMGVFYDREPYVNADAAHVTRFLGLASVGNKEKQKFIHAISPTPAASMSKAELSTKPSNTTLSPYVCVDKTAQTEGSAKRPGDSTSDSQYWRYDASQKRQKHGDGNGDRLCFKFVSSGTCPHGKKCHFRHDEEAMEQYMRGMCFDFLNKGKCERGPDCKFKHNLHDESDRSRSKAASSTRSRECWFCMSSPNVESHLITTVGEYYYCALAKGPLVPDHVLILPIEHEPNTLSLPSECEEELERFQNSLKAYFKKQGKEPVFFEWVFKRGTHANLQVVPIPSARASSVKNIFDLAAERLGIKFKTIKGRQLLRTQFDNSCSQFYVELPGGVILSHSVEENENFPAQFGREVLAGLLNMADRADWRNCKLSREEEIKTVETFKSRFQEYDPTQ, encoded by the exons ATGGCTCCGCCGAGAATCCTTCTCTGCGGTGACGTCGCCGGCCGTCTTAACCAGCTCTTCAAACGCGTTTCTTCg GTGAACAAAGCGGCGGGTCCGTTCGATGCGCTGCTGTGCGTGGGGCAGTTCTTCCCGGAAACGGCTGACGGTTTGGAGGAGTTTAATGGATACATAGAAGGCCGCTCCAAAGTTCCTCTTCCGACCTACTTCATTGGCGACTATGGCGCCGGTGCGCCGAAGATCCTGTCGGCGGCTTCGAAGGAATCCGCCAATCAAGGGTTTAAGATGGACGGGTTGAGAATAAGCGATAATTTGTATTGGTTGAAAGGCAGTGGAAAGTTCACTCTTCATG GTTTATCTGTGGCCTACTTATCTGGTAGGAAATCTGAAAGTGGTTCTCAATTCGGCACATACAGCCAAGATGATGTTGATGCACTGAGAGCTTTAGCTGAGGAGCCAGGAGTCATAGACATATTCCTCAC TAATGAATGGCCCAGTGGGATCACAACTAGAGCTTCTGCATCTGCTATTCCACCAGAAATTTCAGACTCATCAGGCAGTGATTCCACTGTGTCTGAACTAGTAGCAGAGATAAAGCCCCG GTACCATATTGCAGGAAGTATGGGTGTATTCTATGATCGTGAACCATATGTCAATGCTGATGCTGCACATGTAACTCGATTTCTAGGCTTAGCATCTGTTGGAAATAAAGAAAAACAG AAATTCATTCATGCAATTTCTCCCACTCCAGCAGCTTCAATGTCTAAGGCTGAGTTAAGCACAAAGCCATCAAACACTACTTTATCTCCATACGTATGTGTTGACAAAACAGCCCAAACTGAGGGATCAGCTAAAAGACCTGGTGATAGTACTTCTGACTCACAGTATTGGCGATATGATGCTTctcaaaaaagacaaaaacatgGAGATGGCAATGGTGATAGGCTGTGCTTTAAGTTTGTCTCTTCTGGGACTTGTCCGCATGGGAAGAAATGCCACTTCCGGCATGATGAAGAAGCAATGGAACAGTACATGAGGGGTATGTGCTTTGACTTTCTCAACAAAGGGAAATGTGAGAGAGGTCCAGATTGCAAATTCAAGCACAATTTACATGATGAATCTGACAGGTCTCGATCTAAAGCTGCAAGCTCCACCAG ATCAAGAGAATGCTGGTTTTGTATGTCAAGCCCCAATGTGGAGTCACATCTAATCACGACTGTTGGAGAATATTACTACTGTGCACTTGCTAAAGGACCTCTAGTACCAGATCATGTGTTGATTCTGCCCATTGAGCATGAACCTAACACCCTATCTCTACCATCTGAATGTGAAGAGGAATTAGAAAGGTTTCAGAACAGTCTCAAGGCTTACTTCAAAAAGCAAGGAAAGGAGCCAGTTTTCTTTGAGTGGGTTTTTAAACGAGGAACTCATGCTAATCTCCAG GTAGTTCCTATCCCATCAGCCAGGGCGTCCTCTGTTAAAAACATTTTTGATTTGGCTGCTGAAAGATTGGGgattaaatttaaaacaatcaaAG GGCGACAACTATTGCGGACACAGTTTGATAATTCTTGCAGCCAATTTTATGTGGAACTTCCTGGAGGTGTAATTCTCTCACATTCTGTGGAGGAGAACGAAAATTTCCCTGCTCAGTTTGGGCGTGAG GTTTTGGCTGGCTTGTTGAATATGGCAGATAGAGCTGACTGGAGGAACTGTAAGCTAAGCAGAGAGGAAGAAATAAAAACGGTTGAGACTTTCAAGAGCAGATTTCAAGAATATGATCCAACTCAGTGA
- the LOC116014446 gene encoding translation machinery-associated protein 22 isoform X2, whose amino-acid sequence MAEKPQPFQVLYCGVCGLPAEYCEFGPDFEKCKPWLIQNAPDLYPDLLKGADGKEADKVSDQLQSTSISDGSSAPKQEEVKRLPGGKIKKKEKKEIVIEKMTRNKRKCITTIKGLDLFGIKLSDASKKLGKKFATGASVVKGPTEKEQIDVQGDIAYDIVDFLTETWPDVPESAIFFVEDGKKVPAV is encoded by the exons ATGGCGGAGAAGCCTCAACCTTTCCAGGTCTTGTACTGCGGAGTATGCGGGTTACCCGCCGAGTATTGTGAGTTCGGACCGGACTTCGAGAAATGCAAACCCTGGTTGATCCAGAACGCGCCCGATCTCTACCCGGATCTCCTTAAAG GAGCCGATGGAAAAGAAGCAGATAAAGTATCTGATCAGCTCCAATCAACTTCAATCTCCGATG GTTCTTCAGCTCCTAAGCAGGAAGAAGTGAAACGGCTTCCAggtggaaaaataaaaaagaaa GAGAAGAAGGAAATTGTGATTGAAAAGATGACTCGCAACAAGCGAAAATGCATCACTACCATAAAGGGGCTGGATTTATTTG GCATCAAACTAAGTGATGCTTCAAAGAAGCTTGGTAAAAAGTTTGCAACTGGAGCCTCTGTTGTTAAG GGCCCAACTGAAAAGGAACAGATTGATGTTCAAGGAGATATAGCCTATGACATTGTGGATTTTCTTACAGAGACCTGGCCAGAT GTTCCCGAGTCTGCAATTTTCTTTGTTGAAGATGGGAAAAAGGTCCCAGCTGTATAA
- the LOC116014263 gene encoding zinc finger CCCH domain-containing protein 64 isoform X3 → MAPPRILLCGDVAGRLNQLFKRVSSVNKAAGPFDALLCVGQFFPETADGLEEFNGYIEGRSKVPLPTYFIGDYGAGAPKILSAASKESANQGFKMDGLRISDNLYWLKGSGKFTLHGLSVAYLSGRKSESGSQFGTYSQDDVDALRALAEEPGVIDIFLTNEWPSGITTRASASAIPPEISDSSGSDSTVSELVAEIKPRYHIAGSMGVFYDREPYVNADAAHVTRFLGLASVGNKEKQKFIHAISPTPAASMSKAELSTKPSNTTLSPYVCVDKTAQTEGSAKRPGDSTSDSQYWRYDASQKRQKHGDGNGDRLCFKFVSSGTCPHGKKCHFRHDEEAMEQYMRGMCFDFLNKGKCERGPDCKFKHNLHDESDRSRSKAASSTRSRECWFCMSSPNVESHLITTVGEYYYCALAKGPLVPDHVLILPIEHEPNTLSLPSECEEELERFQNSLKAYFKKQGKEPVFFEWVFKRGTHANLQHVHVKDSYLIISANKGSLR, encoded by the exons ATGGCTCCGCCGAGAATCCTTCTCTGCGGTGACGTCGCCGGCCGTCTTAACCAGCTCTTCAAACGCGTTTCTTCg GTGAACAAAGCGGCGGGTCCGTTCGATGCGCTGCTGTGCGTGGGGCAGTTCTTCCCGGAAACGGCTGACGGTTTGGAGGAGTTTAATGGATACATAGAAGGCCGCTCCAAAGTTCCTCTTCCGACCTACTTCATTGGCGACTATGGCGCCGGTGCGCCGAAGATCCTGTCGGCGGCTTCGAAGGAATCCGCCAATCAAGGGTTTAAGATGGACGGGTTGAGAATAAGCGATAATTTGTATTGGTTGAAAGGCAGTGGAAAGTTCACTCTTCATG GTTTATCTGTGGCCTACTTATCTGGTAGGAAATCTGAAAGTGGTTCTCAATTCGGCACATACAGCCAAGATGATGTTGATGCACTGAGAGCTTTAGCTGAGGAGCCAGGAGTCATAGACATATTCCTCAC TAATGAATGGCCCAGTGGGATCACAACTAGAGCTTCTGCATCTGCTATTCCACCAGAAATTTCAGACTCATCAGGCAGTGATTCCACTGTGTCTGAACTAGTAGCAGAGATAAAGCCCCG GTACCATATTGCAGGAAGTATGGGTGTATTCTATGATCGTGAACCATATGTCAATGCTGATGCTGCACATGTAACTCGATTTCTAGGCTTAGCATCTGTTGGAAATAAAGAAAAACAG AAATTCATTCATGCAATTTCTCCCACTCCAGCAGCTTCAATGTCTAAGGCTGAGTTAAGCACAAAGCCATCAAACACTACTTTATCTCCATACGTATGTGTTGACAAAACAGCCCAAACTGAGGGATCAGCTAAAAGACCTGGTGATAGTACTTCTGACTCACAGTATTGGCGATATGATGCTTctcaaaaaagacaaaaacatgGAGATGGCAATGGTGATAGGCTGTGCTTTAAGTTTGTCTCTTCTGGGACTTGTCCGCATGGGAAGAAATGCCACTTCCGGCATGATGAAGAAGCAATGGAACAGTACATGAGGGGTATGTGCTTTGACTTTCTCAACAAAGGGAAATGTGAGAGAGGTCCAGATTGCAAATTCAAGCACAATTTACATGATGAATCTGACAGGTCTCGATCTAAAGCTGCAAGCTCCACCAG ATCAAGAGAATGCTGGTTTTGTATGTCAAGCCCCAATGTGGAGTCACATCTAATCACGACTGTTGGAGAATATTACTACTGTGCACTTGCTAAAGGACCTCTAGTACCAGATCATGTGTTGATTCTGCCCATTGAGCATGAACCTAACACCCTATCTCTACCATCTGAATGTGAAGAGGAATTAGAAAGGTTTCAGAACAGTCTCAAGGCTTACTTCAAAAAGCAAGGAAAGGAGCCAGTTTTCTTTGAGTGGGTTTTTAAACGAGGAACTCATGCTAATCTCCAG CATGTACATGTGAAGGATTCGTACCTGATAATCTCTGCTAATAAAGGCTCACTCAGATGA